AGGCAGATTTGTTCACTGTGAGGAGATGCATGTCGGAAAGGTTTAATGATTGTAAGTCAAATTAATCTTGATGAAATTGACACAAGGGACAAGGTAAGTTTTGTTTGCCTTTAATGCTTTCTCACCCTAACTCCATGTGATTTTCCTGTTCATGTCATCAACCAAAGCAGCCGATACAGTCTCTGTATGTGAACAAGTCTTTAAACAGCCTGATCAACAAATGATATTCCGGTCACAACTGGCAAGGTTCAAAAGTGCCTAAATCAGTtggaatgaaaaaataaatctgtCATCTGACGTGTTATTTAAATTGGACCATAGATAAGTGTGTGGCCAGTAAACAGGCTTGAATGATAGGTCCTAGGTTTGCGTTCCATGTGACCAGAGGAAGCGGTCCGTCCAGCACCAGGCTGCGGGCTCACGGAGGCCCTGAGGAACCGAGCTGAAGGCCCCGCCTCggcaggagaggagggcaggggcCCGTCAGGATCCAGAGGGTCGCCTGGCTCCGTAGGGGCCTCTTCAGGGTCCCCTCCAGGGGCCACTAGATGTCCATCTCAAACTGGGCATCATCCCCTGGAGGAGAGCGGGCAGCAGATTGTAGTTCAGTTTAGAAATGGCAGAAAACTGGCAGAGTCAACTCGCTGTATTTACTAACTATCCAAACCAGGAAGTTCATCTGATAACCTACCTCTTGTCCTGGGACGCAtacttaaacaaacaaacaaacaaaccatcttcatcatctgcgtgtgtgcgtgcggtgagTACGTGCGTTAACACTCACCAGCAGCCTTGCTGTCAGGTGTCTTGATGACGTTGTTATTGAGAGGTTCTCCGTTCGGGGCCTTGTCTTTAACAGGGGGGCTGGTCACCCCTGGAATGTCGGGCAGACCCCGGGGTGGGGTCCTAGCCACCGGGGAGCTGCGGCGCTCCAACAGGAACTTGCGATCGTAGATTATCCTGGTGCCTTTGGGGTGAGCAGGGGAGATGCAAACGTTGGGTTAGCAAATGCAATCCTTTCTGGTGTTCATGCATTGCGTTTCATCCTGTGTTAATTTTCATGGCGTTTCCCGTTTAAAAGGAATAGTTAATATAACCAATAATAATTACTATAAAACACATATAGGCTAGAATTCTCCAATATTATCACCATTAATATTAGACATACATCATTTCCCGGTTGATGGAATTGGAGGATCCTGATTCAGAGGCTAACAGTCTCCCTCCTGCACACACCATCAATATCAACAACACACCTTACAGATGAGAGACACTGACTTCCTGCAGGACTCATCATTTCCTAACTTTAGAAAACCAAACTATAACACTATAACCAACTCACGGGAAGGGTTATACGGCTTCCTCGATGGAAAGATGAGGTTGGGTCAGCAGCGATTAATGAAAACAGTCCAGCCCCCCTGGGGTCATTGTGGGGCCAGACGTTTGAAATGAGAAACCATAAAAAGTAGGGTAGCCTCCCTTCACATTGTCAGCTACTGTCATCCATTTAATGGACGGTAAAGACTGACTGGATGGTTtgcataaaagaaaaaaaatcaaaaatgacTAAAAGACGCCGAAAATAtctaaaaaaaatcaaatcacATATGCACACGGCAataattatgttatattattacgtaattatttaattatgttATTGGTTCATGATTAAATCACATTGTGTAAATTTCTGTATTCGGAATCCCGATAAACCCATCGTAAAGTGACCAAATGTACGTGTGCGCATGCGGaagcgtatatatatatatatatatagcaaatGTCAGGAGGGAGGGATCGGGACAGAAGACCGTGGTTAACCTCAGGTTGAATTGACCAATCATGGCTTATTTTGTTTCAAACACACGTTGCCTTGTTTGGCCAATAGCACCATTCGTTACTGACAGGTTAAACCACCATGTGCATTAGTGGTACCAGCAGTCGATATTTAACGAATGCAATTACGATTAAATTTTAAGTATGAACGATGTAACTGATATCAAGTTCATTCTCCATGTTGTCCCAGTCTGGTCCAATGTATGAACCCAGCAGGGACGGTCCAGTTAACACCGAGCCGTTCAAGGGAAGTTCACCACCTCCCAGACACCACAGGAATCAACGCATGGAGACCGGCGAAGACTCGGTTGATGTCTTCACTCGGAGTGGTTCGTTACCTCCGGGCGTGGTGCTGAACAGGGTCCCCCCGGGGGTCGAGGAGTAGTCCACCTGGGGCATGTGGTCCGCGCTGTTGATCACAACCCGCCGGGTGGGGATGGActtggaggtggtcttcaggcTGCTCTCAGACATATTGTTTACTAGAATGATCCTCAGCTACCAAACAAACCGTCTACAAGTGTCGCTTCAACACAAAGCGCAGAGTTGTCCGCGTCAAAGAGCAGCTAAATACTGATAAATACAATACCGTTGGTTCAAAAGTGCAAACAGACAGTAACAGGAAGCACAACTTGTCACATTACAATACAGAACACAGTCAGGTTATCCGGAGAACCTGAGCACACGTTCCTTCGCCTTCATTCACCGAAAATAGGAAACCAGGAGAAACCGGAGTTGAGTTACTGCGCCCCCTAGCGGAGCAGAACACCATCAGCATGCTGCCGGGGTTAAAGGTTTGTTTGAGTTACTGCGCCCCCTAGTGGAGATGAACACCGTCAGCATGTTGCCGGGGTTAGAGGTTTGGTTGATTTACTGCGCCTCCTGCTGGAGCAGAACACCATCCGCATGCGGCCGGGTAAAGCCCAACAAACACCGGCGCCGAAGCGGCGCGTCAAAAAGAAGAGGAaggccgagctctctgagtgggAAAAGAACGCCCTCATTATTCCGCACGTACTAGCCCACACAGCGCGCCGCGATGCCCAACTAGGATTCACGCCCCTGGTCTATTCCCTAGCGTCGCCGCCCCGGAAAAAGTGCTTTTTAAAGCTGTTTGGTAGGCTACATCACCGCTTGATACAAGGTCCTGTACATATGGAGATTGATGATGCACTAGAATCTAGATGAATAATTCCACAATGCAAAAGGAATGAGCAATGAAAGTAAATAAAGTGTGTCAAGTGACTAAACCGTAAACCAAAGTGCCCCAAAGTACTTAAAGTAATGTGACTATCATTGTAAGCACAAACAGAGGATCATGGGCATCAGGGCCATATATGTATTCATAAAACAACTGGTAGGCCTATGACGTTATGGTAGCCTATACCGACTAAGTTTGTTGATCTGCTTCTTTCAAAACATATCACAACGGTGCGGTAGCGCGCCGGTGCTAGGGCCGGCTTTTGACGCGCGTGAAATGCACACCGCTGCGCTTCTGCGTCGGTGTGTGGCCGGAGGTTTGGTCGAGTACTGCGCCTCCTGCTGGAGCAGAACTCCGTCAACATGCTAACGTGCTACCGGGGTTAGAGGTTTGTTAATAGTTGTATTTTGTACTTTCCTGATACCTGCTAATCTTAAATATCAATGTACCCCTAATTCCCAAATATATTTCTCGGTTCAATTGTATAATTAAAAGGGTTGTACAATAATGAACAAAAGTTAATTGTAGAGGCAGATAGAGACTATGGAACACTTGCAAGTTTCATTCAGTCATACACGCTAAGCAGAGAATAACTGTttgatttctttattaattttgcAAATGTTGAGCTGGTGTACAGAGTAAATTTTTCAACAGATGTCttccaattttatttgattaAAAGGCTttcacatatatatttttttattcatatttgacTCTCCataccaataaaaaaaagcaaacCAACAAGTTAAAATCCCCACAAGGCCCCTATTCCCCCAGGGTGCAGGCATTACCCAGAGCAGGTCCCTGGTAGCTACAGCTGTATGATGCTAAAAGTACATCCATAACATAATTAGAATCCCAGTTGATAAGTAAGGGTGCATAGCATTctaagtaaatatatatatatagagatttttcatatatttcatatatatatagcttttATGTCAAAAACATATTCTGTGCATGTGCGCAGTTGCATTCCTTAGTATTGAGTAATATGCTATTGCGTTAATAATATCTTCAATCCATTCTAAAAGGAATATACATGTGATCTCTAGTTTTTGCAACAGTATAATATTTTTGCATGAACTCGATGCATGTCTTCGTCTCATTATTCCACAAGTGCAAGGTTTGGTTGGTTGTTCTTCCTCTGGTTGAACACATCTGACGCTCCAATGTCTCCGTGCACTTGTGGCCTTCTCTGTCCCGGCCCGTTGGATAGCGTCTGGTTCCAGACCCCTGCGGACAGCCCTACACCCGGCTGAGAGGCTCCTATTTGGCAAAAGAAGCTGGGTGGGGGCAGCGGTAGATTGAGGAAGGTTTTGCTGTGTTGAGGGGTAATGCTTGTCATCTTGAAAGTCTGGCTGCTGAGTGCACCGAGCCAACAGTTGGATCACTAAACGTCCCTCAAGCCTGCTCTCAGAAACACTCAGTCCTCAACGCTCTCTGGCTTCAGGGCTGGCTTCAGGAGTGGTGCTCCTGTTCAGAACTACAACTCATGAAACCACGAGGAGGTTGATATGTTCTAGTGTTGATGATATGCTCCTTCACTCTTCGAGACAACAGATCTTACAGTCAGGAGCATCTCATAGTGGCCTATTGGGCGAGCAGAGCCTGTCAGAGTCTATTAACCAGGAcctaagaataataataaaaacatgtgtTGCATCCAGCTCTCAACCGCTACAAAGCTATTCGTTGACTTTTCCTCATCACTGTGCACCTCAACCGTATTGActgttattgtattgtatttttcaaaatgaaaaatatatttaatgaaTCTGCACCACCAACGTTATCACTTTTGTTAAGTGTCCTATAAAATAAAACCCAATTCACACTTAGAATTTAAAAACATTTCTCAGTCACGAAATGCTTGTGAGAAAAAAGTGAGAATATTTTGAACAGAAGCCATGGATGCAGTAAAGAAAAAGTAACACAATTTAGGTGTAGATATGACTCCGTAAACAATCTTGTGTTTCTCTCGTCATAGAAGATAATCAGTATATTTCAAATGAAAGGGAAAGCACGGGTGTAAAATAACTGAGTGCCAGGAGTCATCTTCCAAAGGAGAATCGAGCAGTTCTACAGACGTGTATGTTGTGAAGTTACATTCCTCTATGTCATGTCTGGCTGCAGAGTTGAACTAAACCTCGAAGGTGTGCGGTTGTTGAGTCCTTGTGAGTTTACATATTTGTGCGGCAACTAGAACGAGGTGATGGTCCATGAAGTAGGAAAACCAAAGCATCTGGTATGTACAAAAAAACATGCTGGGTGGATCGCTGTCTTGTATGTCGTGAGTTCCTTCTCCAAAAATATTTCTATGCAGTCGCTATATATCCATCTCCTCATTGCATTACTGAGTTGGTGATTCTTAAAAAACCTTTCTCTTGTGTGTCCGTGTCACTTTCtctgtcacgcacacacaaacacgttcgTCTGCACacgcaaataaacaaacattcaaCTTCTTTTGAGCTCAGCATGAATGATATTAAGGACACATCCTCCTGATGAGGGATGTTGCAAAACCATGGGCAGCATGACGGGGGATATACAGATAAACTCAAACTATCCCTGTTCCTTAAACAATACGGCTCCTTAGATAAACAGTAATGTGTTGACATCATTTTTAATAGAAGTGTATAGCTATGGTTAGAAGAGAAAATTAAGTTTGAATATGATATGGGATCACACgcagcaacacacacgcacacacatccgcTCATAGTTCTTATTGCTTCTGAAGGTCGGACAGTAAAGTAGGAACTAAAAGGTTTGGAAGTGAGACAAGAACCAGGGCGAGGAAGCAGGTTCCCAGGCTCACAGTAACGGGGTCAGTATTACAGTTTCTCATCACAGTGATCGGCGACTGACTGTCCTTAACTGTCAAGAAAACAAACATTGATGCTCAACACGAGCGCTCAGACACGTTGGACTCCGGCCCTCCAAGCCCCGGTCCAGCTCCCTGACCACATCATAGCTACATTATAACCGTTAGGACTCCCCCCCTATACCCAACATCAAAGTGACATCAACAGTAATTGCTGAAATTCTTTATATGTTTGTACCACTCCATGAGTACTAATAGCAGTCTACTACTGTAAGGTCAAGATTCACGTCAGACATTAAAGCTACTAAGTGTAAGTGAAATCCTGCCCCCTGTTGGGGGATGACAAGACTGCTGCTACATCTACTACAAAAGGCTGCCCTCAGAGGTCTGAGGGGAGGGACGGGCGAGGGGGTGGAGCCCACTGGTGCCTTCCAGACCGTGATCGGTCAGAAGGTGCAGGGTGGCATCTTGTTTAAATCACTAATCCGGACACCAACATAAAGGACCAATAATACAGAGCAACACAACAGAGGTCTGCTTGTTCGCGTGCACATAGGGTTCAGGAGATGTAGATAGAATAATAGTATATAtcttatgtatgtatatatatatatatatatatatatatatatatatatatattatatatatagagttAGGTTGGAACAAGCCAGATGAACACAAAGTAACACCACAGGTTCTGAAGAGCAGCATGGTGATGGTGTAGGGTCCTAACAACACGAACAACACGAGGTACACATCCCAACACCAGGTTATGTACAGCACAGCTTTCCTTTGGTGGTAGTGTAGCGTACTGGACTTTGAGCACTGGGACGTGGACGTGGTGGTTTGGCATACTGGTCTGTGATGTGGTCCGACTGGCGGGAATATGGAGAGATACAAACCTGTTGCCTAGAGATTATGCAAattcacacacatttttttcttttcccagAGTAATGGAGAGAAAGGGCCAGTCTGACGAACCCTACGTGGCATAAGAGCCTAGACGTCCTCTCCGGCCCCCCCACCCTAGATCTCTCTTTACTGGTAGCTAAAGACAGGCCATGCAGCAGCAATCAGCATGCTGAACAGATAACAGGAAGCACGTTTTGgttgctttttttgtttgtttgagtttggtttggttttttttTGTACGAAAAAATCATGCGTCTAACCTAGAACCCCATGTTCTTTTTTTAgagtttctttaaaaaaaaaaaggaagtaaGAAAAAACGACAGTAGATCCACTTCCTGTTGGCGGCGCTGATGGTCGTGTGGCCGCTAGCTGTGTGTACGTTTCGTCGGTGTCCGCTGCTCCTCCGAGGAGGTCTCTCCGCCACCCCCCGTTGTCCGTCATGTGTCTATGTAGGATGGTTTCGGTGAGGTTGGGAGATCCTGTGGGGAGGcctgtgtgtggagagagacacGACAGCCTGAAGGACGAGTCACGCAGACCCTAACCCCGAGGGGAACAAACTGCCCAGGCACCACATGCAAACTGCAGTTAACAGACAGCCTTGCAGGATAATTTTACCGGTGTAATTTCAACCTTTGATCATTTCCCAGGCCTTACGAAATGATTGTGAGACCTGGGAAATATCTTCCCTTTCAATAGAAGgtgtgtgaaatgcaacacttctcatTGGTAGATgatcgagggagagagggagggaggttatTTGGTTTAGTTTCAAAATGTTGCTTCCCCTCTTTACAACTCTCACATCCTATGTATAGCATCTTCACTGTGGAGCTTGTGGGGGAGCCCTTGGAATGGTGTAGAAGAAGGCAATCCATCCTTTTCCAACTACAGCCCATGCATATCCACATTGAAATCACACCACTTCCACTCTGATCCTGTTATGTTTAATTAAACAGTTGAATTAGCTAAAACGGCTGGCTCCTTCTAAGATTCATTAGGCTATACATTATTGATGCCATTCTGAGCGACACCGAGACAGACCTTagctccatctctcccctcaccATCTGGGCTACTAAACCATAACCCGGAACACTGTGCATTGTCCACACTGTGGAAGGGAAAGCTCCAAAACAGAGGTAAATTACACCGGTATGGTCATTAGAAATAGTTTTCAGTCGATAGTATTATCACAGAGTGGTCTTGAAGCTAAAGGGATATGTGTTAAGTCTGCATAGTCTTGTCTATGTTTACAGTACTGAACCCTAACTTAGTGTGAACCAGTTACTGGACCTCTCAGTGATGGACACTCAACATTGTGTGGGTCGAAATGTGAGTCATCTGGTGATTGCAAAGTGCCCGACAGTACTTAAATAACTTTGAATTAATGTGACTATCATTGTAAGCACAAACAGTGCTTACTTCCTGTCCTCTTATCTGGAGAGGACAGGAAGCGACCTTGAGGGTCATATACATTATACTTTAATAGATGtctctcactcaaacacacacacacacacacacacgcacgcacgcacgcacgcacgcacacacacacacacacacacacacacacacacacacacacacacacacacacacacacacacacacacacacacacacacacacacacacacacacacgcacacaaacacaaacactataATTGTGACTTCACTAAAGTCTCTATGGGACAGCTATAAGATTCCATATAACAGGCCTGCTATATAAATCAATGCTAGAATGAATTGAGAAAGAGTTCAGAGTCTAATGTATGTATACTTAATTAGTATAGTTTACAATAAGTATACAATATAATCTATAGCAATGCCAAGCTACAGTACTAAATCAGTATTGACAATGTAAGCAGCATATTATCTCTAAGTGGATTTCTGCAGATTGATATTAGTCCTTACCATGTTTTTTCTataacatatagatatatagatacagATCTATGGCTGATTAGTGGACTGAGTTAGTTAACACAGTTCACATATAAAACACGTTAGCATGATACCATTAGCATCACATCGAGGGCACATTCAGCAGCCGCATTTAACCCGGGAGGCGAGTTAAATGTCTAGCCCCGTCCACAGCTGCccggggcggggctggggggtcTGGTACCTGCAGGGCTCCGCCCCTCTGTCTGCCTCACTGCTTTACCCGCCGCAGAGTGGCACACTGCACTATCTGAGCCCCTTTCTTCACATCCATAATATCCGGCTACAGGCAGGGgaagaggggatgggggggggggggggggggggggttagttaggttgggggaggagggggcggtagggagggagggggggggattcaaCCAAGAGAAATGGCAAGAAGGGAGGGGTTGAAAAAGAAAGCAGGACACAttggcaggaggaagaggaagggagtggggacagatgaggaagaggaaggaagggagagggggtcaATTGAGGAAGAAGAGCACAGAGGCAGAGGATGGgaggggcgggagagagagagacagggaggagggagaagaagggaaACGTCATGAGCAACATCTCTGGGACCAAGCAGTCAGGGATCAGTAGTATTTGCCCAGAATGtctttgttcaatggtgacagaTGAAGTTAGTGGACCAGCTAAACTTCATGAGGACGCTTTTTATTGGACTTAAAACTGGTAAACCTTTTCAATGTGAAACCATCCAGGCTGATTGAAAACACTTAAGTGTTTCTGGATGGTGTTTGGTTACAAACGCTCTCCGATCAGAGAGGATATGGCTTTCATGATCACAACAAGATGGTCCACCATCCACCATTAGAGGCCCAGCATGGAGACTGTAGGACTAGTGACCATTGGGACTGCTTTTGTCGTTCCAACAAGAGGTCAAAGTAATAAATAAAACTGATTAGGTGAAGAGGTTGAAAATTGGGTGGACGGGGGGCTGCAACTAGATTGGAAAAGGGTTCATGAGTGGTGTTTGAAAAGGGTTTATGGGTGGTGTTGGAAAAGGGTTTATGGGTGGTTTTGGAAAAGGGTTCATGGGGGGTGTTGGAAAAGGGTTTAATGGTTGTGTTGGAAAGGAGGTTCAGCATTCACACCTTGACCCAGGTACACTCAGCGAACCTCTACGTCCATCTCTATGTAACCGTTACCACATCTATAACCATGTTCACCGCATGCTCTTCCCTTTGAGCCCTGAGCGCACAATCAATCCATCCTGAAGGTTGGCTGACGtttaatttgaatgattttagaaAAACAGGATGAACGGACAATATTAGAAACACAATGAGGGCAGCATGGAGCCTCAGGGCTCGCTCTACGCTAGGGACTCTGTCCTACATGGTGCTCAGAGTCCCAGCAGGGGGCCTCCTTGGGGACCAGGGGTCCTGGTTAGTGTGTCCCAGGGAGGGGGTCGCTGGGGCGTGGATCAGTGGCCCACCTTGCTGCTGTCGCGACCCAGGACGGCGTAGTTCATGAGCTGCTCCAGGTCGCCCTCCATCTCGTTGGTGTCCTCCAGAGAACCCTCCAGGCTGCCCTCCtgacccccctcctcacctgacCCCTTCCCTCGGCGCACAACCTTACGCACAATCTAACCAACGCACACGCAGCCACGCAATGTGCGATacgggtacaca
Above is a genomic segment from Gadus morhua chromosome 6, gadMor3.0, whole genome shotgun sequence containing:
- the LOC115545382 gene encoding eukaryotic translation initiation factor 4E-binding protein 1; the encoded protein is MSESSLKTTSKSIPTRRVVINSADHMPQVDYSSTPGGTLFSTTPGGTRIIYDRKFLLERRSSPVARTPPRGLPDIPGVTSPPVKDKAPNGEPLNNNVIKTPDSKAAGDDAQFEMDI